The following are encoded in a window of bacterium SCSIO 12643 genomic DNA:
- the gmd gene encoding GDP-mannose 4,6-dehydratase has translation MKKALITGISGQDGSYLAEFLLDKGYEVHGIIRRSSLETRTRIDHIYEDPHNKDVRLFLHFGDITDTSCVSSLIKSIEPDEVYNLAAQSHVRVSFEIPEYTENVDAAGSLRILEAIRIHGLEKKTRFYQASTSELFGKVQEVPQSEKTPFYPRSPYAAAKIYSYWITVNYREAYDIFAVNGILFNHESPRRGDSFVTKKIVNSVADIYHGKLEKMYLGNLESQRDWGYAPDYVEGMWMMLQAEKPQDLVLATGETNSVRAFVEAAFQHVGIEIEWQGSGVDEIGINKQNGQTIIAIDPWYYRPTEVDLLIGDPSKAKETIGWEAKVKYKELVKIMMDDALKTRA, from the coding sequence ATGAAAAAAGCATTAATTACAGGAATAAGTGGTCAGGATGGATCATATTTGGCGGAATTTCTTTTAGATAAAGGATATGAGGTTCATGGTATTATCAGAAGATCTAGTTTAGAAACAAGAACAAGAATAGATCATATATACGAAGATCCGCATAACAAAGATGTTAGATTATTCTTGCATTTTGGAGATATTACAGACACTTCCTGCGTTTCTAGCTTAATTAAAAGTATTGAACCTGATGAGGTTTACAATCTTGCAGCACAAAGCCATGTCCGAGTATCCTTTGAAATTCCTGAGTACACAGAAAATGTGGATGCCGCAGGAAGTTTAAGAATTCTAGAGGCTATTAGAATTCACGGGTTAGAAAAAAAGACCCGTTTCTATCAAGCCTCTACCAGTGAACTCTTTGGAAAAGTTCAGGAAGTTCCTCAATCGGAAAAAACACCTTTTTATCCAAGATCTCCTTACGCAGCTGCTAAAATTTACTCCTATTGGATCACAGTAAATTATAGAGAGGCTTACGATATTTTTGCGGTGAATGGAATTCTTTTTAATCATGAATCTCCCAGAAGAGGAGATAGTTTTGTAACAAAAAAGATTGTTAACTCCGTTGCCGATATCTATCATGGAAAATTAGAAAAAATGTACCTGGGAAATCTTGAATCTCAAAGGGATTGGGGATATGCTCCGGATTATGTTGAAGGAATGTGGATGATGCTACAAGCTGAGAAACCACAAGATTTGGTATTAGCTACTGGAGAAACAAATTCTGTAAGAGCATTTGTTGAAGCTGCATTCCAACATGTTGGAATAGAAATTGAATGGCAAGGCTCAGGAGTTGATGAAATTGGTATCAACAAACAAAACGGACAAACTATTATCGCTATTGACCCATGGTATTATAGACCTACGGAGGTGGATTTACTTATTGGAGATCCAAGCAAAGCCAAAGAAACAATTGGATGGGAAGCAAAAGTTAAGTATAAAGAGCTCGTAAAAATCATGATGGATGATGCTCTAAAAACCAGAGCATAA
- the neuB gene encoding N-acetylneuraminate synthase codes for MNFNRQIFVQNTEISDTSRAFIIAEAGVNHNGDMSIAKQLIDVAVEAGVDAVKFQMFKTENLILEEVEKAPYQKNTTDAQESQFDMLKKLEVTNSQNQELIDYCNEKNIIFLSTPFDEESIEDLVQLNLPAYKIASTDTTNLPFLRKIAQTGKPLFLSTGMSYMAEVEMALSEIYKYNKQVVLLQCTANYPIEDSEANLSVIKTYQDNFDVLVGYSDHSVGLGASVYAIPMGAKVVEKHFTLSTEDEGPDHLASLNPQQLKEYVLAIRQAEKYMGTPIKVPSFAEQKTRSSLQKCLVAKEDIREGELFTLDNIIAKRTGGKGISPIYYSNFIGQRASKSYRKNEILNE; via the coding sequence ATGAATTTCAATCGTCAAATATTCGTACAAAATACTGAAATTTCGGATACGAGTCGTGCATTTATTATTGCTGAAGCAGGTGTAAATCATAATGGAGATATGTCTATTGCAAAGCAATTAATTGACGTTGCTGTAGAAGCAGGTGTAGATGCCGTTAAATTTCAGATGTTTAAAACTGAGAATCTAATTTTAGAAGAAGTAGAAAAAGCTCCTTATCAAAAGAATACCACAGATGCTCAGGAATCTCAATTCGACATGTTAAAGAAATTGGAAGTTACCAATTCTCAAAATCAAGAACTTATTGATTACTGTAATGAGAAAAATATCATTTTTCTCTCAACTCCATTTGACGAAGAAAGTATTGAGGACCTTGTCCAATTAAACCTACCTGCTTATAAAATTGCCTCAACAGACACCACCAATTTACCATTTCTTAGAAAAATCGCTCAAACCGGAAAACCTCTTTTTCTCTCAACCGGGATGTCTTATATGGCAGAGGTTGAAATGGCATTAAGCGAAATTTATAAATATAACAAGCAGGTAGTCTTACTGCAATGTACCGCTAATTATCCAATTGAAGATTCGGAAGCCAATCTAAGCGTGATCAAAACATATCAAGATAATTTTGATGTTTTGGTAGGTTATTCCGATCATTCTGTTGGACTTGGAGCTTCAGTATATGCGATTCCTATGGGCGCTAAAGTAGTAGAAAAACATTTTACTTTAAGTACTGAGGATGAAGGCCCTGATCATCTTGCTTCTTTAAATCCGCAACAGCTTAAAGAATATGTCTTGGCAATTCGTCAGGCTGAAAAGTACATGGGGACACCTATCAAAGTCCCATCATTTGCCGAACAAAAAACCAGAAGCTCTTTACAAAAATGTTTAGTTGCTAAAGAAGATATTCGAGAAGGAGAGTTATTTACATTAGATAATATTATTGCTAAGCGTACTGGTGGCAAAGGCATTTCCCCCATATATTACTCTAATTTCATTGGGCAAAGAGCTTCAAAATCATATAGAAAAAACGAAATTTTGAATGAATAA
- a CDS encoding NeuD/PglB/VioB family sugar acetyltransferase yields the protein MNKEQVILIGAGGHTRSLITIINYDKYDIVGIYDDSFSPNRNEYIGSVPVVGKLDDIPIGNHLIIAAGNLATKKKYTEMFKEHLVDYNFSHSTTIIEQEVSLGTRNQFFAGVIVNAFTKIGNDNIVNSGAIIEHEAKIGNNNHISVGAVLCGRAKIGNNCFIGASAVIIDGIELGDQITIGANSVVINDITEPGTYVGNPAKKIK from the coding sequence ATGAATAAAGAACAAGTCATCCTTATAGGTGCTGGTGGCCATACAAGGTCGTTAATCACAATAATCAATTACGATAAATATGATATTGTAGGCATTTATGACGATTCTTTTTCTCCTAATCGAAATGAATATATAGGATCAGTTCCTGTAGTAGGTAAGCTTGACGATATTCCTATAGGGAATCATCTAATAATTGCAGCGGGAAATCTTGCCACAAAAAAAAAATATACTGAGATGTTTAAGGAACATCTCGTAGATTACAACTTTTCTCATTCTACTACAATCATAGAACAAGAAGTTAGTTTGGGTACGCGAAATCAATTCTTTGCAGGAGTTATTGTCAATGCATTTACTAAAATTGGAAACGATAATATCGTTAACTCCGGTGCAATTATTGAGCATGAAGCGAAAATTGGAAATAATAACCATATTTCCGTTGGAGCAGTATTATGTGGAAGGGCTAAAATTGGCAACAACTGTTTTATTGGAGCATCAGCTGTCATTATTGATGGCATAGAATTAGGAGATCAAATCACAATTGGAGCAAATTCAGTAGTGATAAATGATATTACGGAACCTGGGACGTATGTTGGAAATCCCGCAAAAAAAATCAAATGA
- a CDS encoding sugar phosphate isomerase/epimerase — protein sequence MIYVSSSCVKARKIKDAVETIAKFGFKRIELSGGTDYYEGYLDDLVELKNKYGLEYLLHNYYPAPKEHFVCNLASLNEDVYQATLNHYKNSIEVSEKLGAKQFGLHAGFLIDPKVTELGKPITKQNAFNKSEAIDRFCEGLSIVQNYSPNVEVFVENNVFSAKNMENFKFNPFLFTSYEGLLELTQHLDFSVLLDIAHLKVSCNTLNIDFDTQLEKVFAIANYIHISDNDGKSDSNQMVQKKSDLFKKLKHFDLTNKPITLEIYETLENIQNSYQLIFPLTHSKNATK from the coding sequence ATGATATACGTTTCTTCGTCATGTGTCAAAGCACGTAAAATCAAAGATGCTGTTGAAACCATTGCAAAATTTGGATTTAAACGCATTGAATTATCCGGAGGAACGGATTATTACGAAGGCTATTTGGATGACCTCGTAGAACTTAAAAATAAATATGGACTGGAGTATCTTTTACATAATTACTATCCTGCTCCAAAAGAACATTTCGTTTGCAATCTTGCATCGCTAAATGAAGATGTTTATCAAGCGACATTAAATCATTATAAAAATTCTATTGAAGTTTCCGAAAAACTAGGAGCCAAACAATTTGGTCTTCATGCTGGTTTTTTGATTGACCCGAAAGTTACAGAATTAGGTAAGCCTATCACAAAACAAAATGCTTTCAATAAATCTGAAGCCATTGATCGTTTTTGTGAAGGTCTTAGTATCGTCCAAAATTATAGTCCAAATGTTGAGGTTTTTGTAGAAAACAATGTTTTTTCAGCAAAAAACATGGAAAACTTTAAATTCAACCCCTTTCTATTTACATCTTATGAGGGATTGCTTGAACTTACTCAACATTTAGATTTCTCGGTCTTACTTGATATTGCTCATCTTAAGGTAAGCTGTAATACTTTGAACATTGATTTCGATACACAATTAGAAAAAGTTTTTGCAATTGCGAATTATATTCATATTAGCGATAATGATGGAAAAAGCGACTCTAACCAAATGGTTCAGAAAAAAAGTGACTTATTTAAAAAGCTAAAACACTTCGACCTGACAAACAAACCAATTACACTGGAAATATATGAGACCTTGGAAAACATTCAAAACTCATATCAGTTAATTTTTCCATTAACACATTCAAAAAATGCAACAAAATAA
- a CDS encoding DegT/DnrJ/EryC1/StrS family aminotransferase gives MQQNKFIPIYEPLLGGNESKYLNECINTGWISSKGRFVTEFETSFNSFIGSSHALSASNGTVALHLALEALGIKPGDEIIVPDLTFAASINAILYCGATPVLADIEKETFNMDFSKVEKLITSKTKAIMPVHLYGLACDMDECLSIAKKHNLLVVEDAAEAFGSEFNGQKLGSFGDVATFSFYGNKTITTGEGGMITFKNQEVYQKAKVLRDHGMDPQKTYWHNFIGYNYRMTNMQAAIGLAQIERIDDILKQKIKIAQHYRNRLENVPGVSFVSESEKKLNTYWLVTILVDPDQFGLSRNDLQNKLKENNIDSRPVFFSLHIMPPYKEYHKIDLTNSKYVSNNGISLPSSLNLSTEDLDRICDCIISLHKN, from the coding sequence ATGCAACAAAATAAATTTATACCAATTTATGAACCTCTTTTGGGAGGAAATGAATCCAAATACCTCAATGAATGTATCAATACAGGATGGATTTCTTCTAAAGGACGATTTGTAACTGAATTTGAAACAAGCTTTAATTCTTTTATAGGCAGTTCACATGCTTTATCAGCATCCAATGGAACAGTTGCTTTGCATCTCGCTTTAGAAGCTCTAGGCATTAAGCCAGGAGATGAAATCATTGTTCCTGATCTCACATTTGCGGCTTCAATTAATGCAATTCTATATTGTGGTGCGACTCCTGTTTTGGCAGATATTGAAAAAGAAACTTTCAATATGGATTTCTCCAAAGTTGAAAAACTGATTACTTCAAAAACTAAAGCGATCATGCCTGTTCATTTATATGGTTTAGCATGTGATATGGATGAATGCTTATCAATCGCAAAAAAACATAACCTATTAGTTGTTGAAGATGCTGCAGAAGCTTTTGGAAGTGAATTCAATGGTCAAAAACTAGGTTCTTTTGGAGATGTTGCCACCTTTAGTTTTTACGGTAATAAAACCATCACGACCGGAGAAGGGGGCATGATCACATTCAAAAATCAAGAAGTTTACCAGAAAGCCAAAGTTCTAAGAGATCATGGTATGGACCCACAAAAAACCTATTGGCATAATTTTATTGGGTATAATTATCGAATGACAAATATGCAAGCCGCTATCGGTTTGGCTCAGATTGAAAGAATTGACGATATCCTGAAACAAAAAATTAAAATTGCCCAGCACTATCGTAATCGTCTTGAAAATGTCCCTGGTGTTTCTTTTGTTTCAGAGTCGGAAAAAAAATTAAACACTTATTGGCTGGTAACAATTCTTGTTGATCCTGACCAATTTGGATTAAGTCGAAATGATCTTCAGAATAAATTAAAAGAAAATAATATTGATTCAAGACCAGTGTTCTTTTCGCTACATATTATGCCCCCATATAAAGAATATCATAAAATAGACTTGACAAATTCAAAATATGTTTCAAATAACGGTATCTCACTACCATCTTCATTAAATCTGTCTACTGAGGATTTAGATCGAATTTGTGATTGTATTATTTCTCTACATAAAAACTAA